The DNA segment CTGCCCGGCTTCACGCCGCCGACCGCCGAGGGGCACGGCGGTCAGGCCCTGTCCATCCCGGTCGGTGGCCGGCGGGTGCTGGTGCTCGTCGGGCGCATCCACGCCTACGAGGGCCACGACCTGCGCCACGTCGTGCACCCGGTGCGGGCGGCGTGCGCGGCCGGTGTGCACACGGTGGTACTGACCAACGCCGCGGGCGGGCTGCGCGAGGAGTACACCGTCGGCCAACCTGTGCTGATCAGCGACCACCTCAACCTCACCGCGCGCTCGCCGCTGGTCGGCGCGGAGTTCGTCGACCTGGTCGACGCGTACGCGCCGCGGCTACGGGCGCTCGCCCAGACCATCGACCCCACCCTGGCCGAAGGCGTCTACGCCGGCCTGCCGGGTCCGCACTACGAGACTCCGGCCGAGATCCGGATGCTGCGCACGCTCGGCGCGGACCTGGTCGGGATGTCGACGGTGCACGAGACGATCGCCGCGCGCGCGGCCGGCGCCGAGGTGCTGGCGATCTCGCTGGTGACCAACCTGGCGGCGGGGATGACCGGACAGCCGCTCTCCCACGCCGAGGTGCTCGAGGCGGGCCGTCAGTCCGCGACCCGGATGGGCGCGCTGCTGGCGGGGGTCATCTCGGCGCTCTGACCGCCGCCGCGGCGGGTCAGCCTGCGGCTCGCCCACACCACGAAGCGCGCCAGCAGCGGCGAGGCGAACAGCATCAGCAGCACCCGCAGCACCTGCGCGGCGATGATGAACGTGACGTTCGACCCGGTCTCGACCGCGGTCGCGAGCACCGCGTACACCCCGCCGGGGCTGGTCGCGAGGTACCCCTCGAGCGGTGTCAGCGCCGTGTAGTGCGCGAGCACCACCCCGAGGCCGGCGGTCCCCACCCCGAGCAACACGATCAAGCCGAGCGCCGCGGGCAGGATCCGGGCGATCGCGCGCAGCGAGGCGGTGGTGAAGGCCAACCCGGCCTGCCAGCCGATCACGAAGTAGCTGACCTGCACCAACACCGCGGGCACGGACAGTCCGAACGACAGGCCCGTCAGCTGCAACACCACCGTCAGCGCCATCGGCCCGAGCAGACCTGCGCCCGGCAACCGGAGCAGCCGTCCGCCCGCGGCGCCGACCACGACCAGCACGGCCAGCATGCCCAGGCTCAGATACCAAGGCGCCGCTACCCCCTGGTCCATCGCGCCGGAGGGGTGCGACTTGTCCGGGTGGTAGACGAACGACACGACCAGCGGCATCGACGCGGTCACCAGCGCCACCCGCAGGTACTGCACCACCGACACCACCCGGTCGTCGCCGCCGAGATCGCGGGCGATGGCGACCAGTCCGGAGGCCCCGCCTGCGGTCAGCGCCAGCGATCCGGTCAGCGGCGTGACGTCGCGGTGCAGTCCGAGCAGGGCACCGGCCACCACGCTCAGCAGCAGAGTGGCCACGGCGATCGCGACGACGAACGGCCAGTCCGAGCCGAGCGCGCTGAACGCGTCGCGCTGCACCATCGTGCCGATGTAGACGCCGAGCACCCCCTGGGCGACCACGCCCGCAGGCCGCGGCACCCCGGCCGGCGCCAGGGACGCCAGCGCGAGCGCGATGCCGACCGCCAGGGCCGCGAACAGCCCGGCCGACGGCACCCCGGCCCGGGTGAGCGGAACGGTGACCGCGGCCGACGCCGCCGCCAGCAACACCCACTTCACGACTTGCCGCATCTCACCTCCCCACCTTTCAAAGCTAAGTATGTCCTTGGTATTACTCCAGCGCAACAAGTCCGGAAGTGATGCGCCGAGACTGCTGCCAGGTCAAGAATACCGCGACATTCGTGATCTCCACGCGGTCTCGGCGTGCGATGCGAACGTTCGCGAAGTGCTCCCGATCGAAGAGATATGAAGGTATAACTTGGTCATGACCGATCGCGCCGCCCCCGCCACCGAGCTTCGCGAGGCGATCATGGCGGTGGCCCGCCAGATGCGCCGTCACCGCCCCGACCACGGCCTGACCCTGAGCCAACTCGAACTGCTCGGCGAGATCAGCCGCACCGGTGTCACGACCCCGGCCGAACTCGGCGCACGGCTGCAGGTGCGGGCCCAGTCGCTGACCGACAGCATCAACGAACTGCTCGCCCGCGGTCTCATCTCGCGGCGCCCCGACGACCGGGACCGGCGCAGGCAACTCATCGAGATGACATCCGACGGGGCGGCCCTGCTCGCCGCCGACCGCGCCGAGCGGGACGCGTGGCTGCACGGCGCGATGGCCGACACGCTGACCGACCTGGAGTTCGACCTGCTGATGTTGATCGCACCAGTGCTTCGCAAGCTGGCATCAAATGACGTCAAAGCGGGCACACTTGCTCCATGACTTCCTCGGGGACCAAGACGACCGTGCAGGAATGGATTGCCCACGACCCCGACCCGCAGACCGCGGCGGAGTTGTCCGAGTGCAGTCCGGAGGAACTCGACGAGCGGTTCGCCCGCTCACTGACGTTCGGCACGGCCGGCCTCCGTGGCCCCCTGCGCGGCGGACCCAACGGGATGAACCTGGCGGTCGTCCTGCGCACCACGTGGGCGGTGGCCAAGGTGCTCAAGGACCGCGGCATGGACGGTTCGCAGGTCGTCGTCGGGCGTGACGCCCGGCACCGGTCCGACGAGTTCGCCCGCGCCGCCGCCGAAGTCCTCGCTGCCGAGGGGTTCGAGGTGGTGCTGCTGCTGGCCGCCGTCCCCACCCCGGTGGTGGCGTTCACGGTGCGCCACATGCACGCCGCGGCCGGCATCCAGATCACCGCATCGCACAACCCGCCGACCGACAACGGGTACAAGGTCTACTTCGAGGGGGGCCTGCAGATCGTCGGGTCCACCGCCGCCGAGATCGAAGCCGCCATCGCCGAGGCGCCGTTCGCCGACGAGATC comes from the Mycolicibacterium litorale genome and includes:
- a CDS encoding purine-nucleoside phosphorylase gives rise to the protein MTSPADVAQHAAAAIGERTGVDRHDVAVVLGSGWAPAADALGTPEATVPMAELPGFTPPTAEGHGGQALSIPVGGRRVLVLVGRIHAYEGHDLRHVVHPVRAACAAGVHTVVLTNAAGGLREEYTVGQPVLISDHLNLTARSPLVGAEFVDLVDAYAPRLRALAQTIDPTLAEGVYAGLPGPHYETPAEIRMLRTLGADLVGMSTVHETIAARAAGAEVLAISLVTNLAAGMTGQPLSHAEVLEAGRQSATRMGALLAGVISAL
- a CDS encoding AbrB family transcriptional regulator; amino-acid sequence: MRQVVKWVLLAAASAAVTVPLTRAGVPSAGLFAALAVGIALALASLAPAGVPRPAGVVAQGVLGVYIGTMVQRDAFSALGSDWPFVVAIAVATLLLSVVAGALLGLHRDVTPLTGSLALTAGGASGLVAIARDLGGDDRVVSVVQYLRVALVTASMPLVVSFVYHPDKSHPSGAMDQGVAAPWYLSLGMLAVLVVVGAAGGRLLRLPGAGLLGPMALTVVLQLTGLSFGLSVPAVLVQVSYFVIGWQAGLAFTTASLRAIARILPAALGLIVLLGVGTAGLGVVLAHYTALTPLEGYLATSPGGVYAVLATAVETGSNVTFIIAAQVLRVLLMLFASPLLARFVVWASRRLTRRGGGQSAEMTPASSAPIRVAD
- a CDS encoding MarR family winged helix-turn-helix transcriptional regulator gives rise to the protein MTDRAAPATELREAIMAVARQMRRHRPDHGLTLSQLELLGEISRTGVTTPAELGARLQVRAQSLTDSINELLARGLISRRPDDRDRRRQLIEMTSDGAALLAADRAERDAWLHGAMADTLTDLEFDLLMLIAPVLRKLASNDVKAGTLAP